A genomic stretch from Mycobacterium cookii includes:
- a CDS encoding DUF899 domain-containing protein, whose amino-acid sequence MHTPPIVSAQDWAAAHQQLLVKEKEVMRAHDALAAQRRRMPWLPVDTEYQFDGPDGKVDLLGLFQGRRQLIVYRAFVGPDIDGWPDHGCRGCSMIADHIGNLAHLNARDTTLVFASRAPQPGIERLKERMGWQMPWYTITDSFDVDFGVDEWHGTNVFIHDGDRVFRTYFINQRGDEVLGNTWSFLDMTPLGRQELWEDSPEGYPQSPPYEWWDWHDSYGEREPSRWFGEPDPNDPNDQRPPR is encoded by the coding sequence ATGCACACACCCCCGATCGTGTCGGCCCAGGACTGGGCGGCCGCCCACCAGCAACTGCTGGTGAAGGAAAAGGAGGTGATGCGCGCCCACGACGCTCTGGCCGCCCAGCGACGGCGGATGCCATGGCTGCCCGTGGACACGGAGTACCAGTTCGACGGACCCGACGGAAAGGTCGACCTGCTGGGCCTGTTTCAGGGCCGTCGGCAGCTGATCGTCTATCGGGCCTTCGTCGGACCCGACATCGACGGCTGGCCCGATCACGGCTGTCGCGGCTGCTCGATGATCGCCGATCACATCGGCAACCTGGCCCACCTCAACGCCCGCGACACCACGTTGGTGTTCGCCTCGCGCGCGCCGCAGCCGGGCATCGAACGGCTGAAGGAGCGAATGGGCTGGCAGATGCCGTGGTACACGATCACCGACAGTTTCGACGTGGATTTCGGCGTCGATGAATGGCACGGCACCAACGTGTTCATCCACGACGGCGACCGGGTGTTCCGCACCTACTTCATCAACCAACGAGGCGACGAGGTGCTGGGCAACACCTGGAGCTTTCTGGATATGACGCCGCTGGGGCGGCAGGAACTTTGGGAGGACTCGCCCGAGGGCTATCCACAGAGCCCGCCGTACGAATGGTGGGACTGGCACGACAGCTACGGCGAGCGTGAGCCGTCGCGCTGGTTCGGTGAGCCTGATCCGAACGATCCCAACGACCAGCGGCCGCCGCGATAA
- a CDS encoding nitroreductase family protein, which yields MPGPTTDVWEAMSTARTIRRFTDQPVDDATLERCLQAAMWAPSGANAQAWRFVVLRSAEQRAVVAKAADRALEVIEPVYGMSRPADDDNSRRARTNRATYELHDRAGEFTSVLFAQKYFPTASELLLGGSIFPAMQNFLLAARAQGLGACLTSWRAYGGEQLLRDAVGVPDDWMLAGHVVVGWPKGRHGPVRRRPLSEVVNVDHWDEFVSP from the coding sequence ATGCCGGGACCGACCACCGATGTCTGGGAAGCGATGTCGACCGCGCGAACCATTCGGCGGTTCACCGACCAGCCCGTCGACGACGCCACGCTGGAACGGTGCCTGCAAGCGGCGATGTGGGCGCCGTCGGGAGCCAACGCTCAGGCATGGCGCTTCGTCGTGCTGCGGTCGGCGGAGCAGCGAGCCGTGGTGGCCAAGGCGGCTGACCGTGCTTTGGAGGTGATCGAACCCGTCTACGGGATGAGCCGACCCGCCGACGACGACAACAGCAGGCGCGCCCGCACCAATCGGGCCACCTATGAACTGCACGACCGGGCCGGTGAATTCACGTCAGTCCTGTTCGCGCAGAAGTACTTTCCGACGGCGTCCGAGCTGCTGCTCGGTGGGTCGATCTTTCCGGCGATGCAGAATTTCCTGCTGGCCGCCCGCGCGCAGGGGCTGGGCGCATGCCTGACCAGTTGGCGCGCCTATGGCGGTGAGCAGTTACTCCGCGATGCGGTCGGTGTTCCCGACGACTGGATGCTGGCCGGGCATGTCGTGGTCGGCTGGCCCAAAGGGCGGCACGGGCCAGTGCGTCGCCGACCGCTGAGCGAGGTCGTCAACGTCGACCACTGGGACGAGTTCGTCAGCCCTTGA
- a CDS encoding class I SAM-dependent methyltransferase, with protein MTQAPQRRGFNDFVTRFWGVAAPAYNLPVLQQWVYRPAHDEVVAQLRDHQSARVVDIACGTGILADRIERELHPAQVYGVDMSEGMLNQARSRSTAVQWLRGPAEQLPFNDGALDAVVTTSAFHFFDQPAALREFHRVLAPGGLAAVSTLSARHSLLQGPSSTKWKPSHNPSPAEMRRLFEDAGFTLAQQHRVRRPLWTRAISDLITVGIKG; from the coding sequence ATGACGCAGGCGCCGCAGCGTCGCGGCTTCAACGACTTCGTCACGCGGTTCTGGGGTGTAGCCGCACCGGCCTACAACCTGCCGGTTCTCCAACAGTGGGTGTACCGCCCGGCGCACGACGAGGTGGTCGCGCAATTGCGCGACCACCAGTCTGCGCGGGTAGTCGACATCGCCTGTGGCACAGGGATTTTGGCTGATCGAATCGAACGCGAGCTACACCCCGCGCAGGTGTACGGAGTGGACATGTCCGAGGGCATGCTCAACCAGGCCCGCTCCCGGTCGACGGCGGTGCAGTGGCTTCGCGGCCCCGCCGAGCAGCTGCCCTTCAACGACGGGGCGCTGGACGCCGTCGTGACGACGTCGGCGTTTCACTTCTTCGACCAGCCCGCGGCGCTGCGCGAATTTCACCGCGTGCTGGCACCGGGCGGTCTGGCCGCGGTGTCGACGCTCAGTGCGCGGCATTCGTTGCTGCAGGGCCCGTCGAGCACCAAGTGGAAGCCGTCGCACAATCCATCGCCGGCCGAGATGCGACGGCTGTTCGAGGACGCCGGGTTCACCCTCGCGCAGCAGCACCGGGTCCGGCGGCCGCTGTGGACGCGGGCGATCTCGGACCTGATCACGGTCGGCATCAAGGGCTGA
- a CDS encoding class I SAM-dependent methyltransferase — MPRTDNDTWDLATSVGATATMVAAARAVATKADNPLINDQFAEPLVRAVGVDFLTRWASGNLDIADVDDDGSHWKLQQMPDAMAARTRFFDAFFADATKAGIRQAVILAAGLDARAYRLDWPTGMTVFEVDQPEVIAFKTETLADLGAAPTTERRTVAIDLRYDWPAALTEAGFDRSQPTAWIAEGLLGYLPPEAQDRLLDNVAALSAHGSRLATEAIPDMADVDHDQAREMMRKATEKWRAHGFDLDFHELGYQGDRNDVAAYLDTLGWTSVGKPMSRLLADYGLPPVPQGNDSVSMADTIYYTSTK; from the coding sequence ATGCCGCGCACCGATAACGACACCTGGGACCTCGCGACCAGTGTTGGAGCAACCGCCACGATGGTCGCCGCGGCCCGGGCAGTCGCCACCAAGGCCGACAACCCGCTGATCAACGACCAGTTCGCCGAACCGCTCGTGCGGGCCGTCGGCGTCGACTTCCTCACTCGCTGGGCCTCTGGCAACCTCGATATCGCCGATGTCGACGACGACGGGTCGCACTGGAAACTGCAGCAGATGCCGGACGCGATGGCCGCCCGCACCCGTTTCTTCGACGCGTTCTTCGCCGACGCGACAAAGGCCGGCATCCGCCAGGCCGTCATTCTGGCCGCCGGTCTCGACGCCCGGGCCTACCGGCTGGACTGGCCGACCGGCATGACCGTCTTCGAGGTCGACCAGCCCGAGGTGATCGCGTTCAAGACCGAGACCCTCGCCGACTTGGGCGCGGCCCCGACCACCGAACGCCGCACGGTCGCCATCGACCTGCGTTACGACTGGCCGGCCGCGTTGACCGAAGCCGGCTTCGACCGCAGCCAGCCCACCGCATGGATCGCCGAGGGACTACTCGGCTACCTCCCGCCCGAAGCGCAGGACCGCCTGCTGGACAACGTCGCTGCCCTCAGCGCCCACGGCAGCCGGCTGGCCACCGAGGCCATCCCGGACATGGCTGACGTCGATCATGACCAGGCGCGGGAAATGATGCGCAAGGCCACCGAGAAGTGGCGAGCCCACGGCTTCGACCTGGACTTCCACGAACTCGGTTACCAGGGCGACCGCAACGACGTCGCCGCCTACCTGGACACGCTGGGCTGGACGTCGGTCGGCAAGCCGATGAGCCGCCTGCTGGCCGACTACGGACTCCCGCCGGTCCCGCAGGGCAACGACTCGGTGTCGATGGCCGACACGATCTACTACACCTCGACAAAATGA